A stretch of DNA from Lycium ferocissimum isolate CSIRO_LF1 chromosome 4, AGI_CSIRO_Lferr_CH_V1, whole genome shotgun sequence:
GCAAAATTGTGATCCGCACTTGCAAGTCATGTGCAAACATCCTTCTGTTTTTTCCACGAAAAATTTGCAATGAGGGCATCTACCCCACTGTTTTGCCTTTGCTAATTCCCTCACCATTAAATCCTCTCTTCCCCTTTCATCAGCATTCAATCTCTGAAACTCTTCACATTCAACCCCACAATGCCACGGGACATAACATTGTGCACAGAACAATCTATGGCATTCAGGACACTCCGATTCCCTAACAATTTCGTCCGAATCGTTCACTAGCATGGCCGAACAATCTTTATACGGACAGTAGAATTTCTGAGAGCCAAGAATGAGCGATTCGCACAAAATTTCATCCCACCTATTACGCACATCTTTAGGAATAATCGAACTACATGTTTCGAAATCAAGAATTGCGTTGCAAGCCACACCTGGACACGTCACAACTTGAACGTTGTCCTGGATTTTGGTCTCTACATGTTTGCAAATGCAATCAGTACAATAAACATGGGTGCAGGTCTCTATCGTGAACATTTCATCAGTTCCTTTTCTCTCTGCACAAATTTCACAGAAACTTAACGACGATTCACCTATTGCACGTTCATTTGCAATTACACATGATGATGCAGGGGAATTGGTTGagttttgaatgaaaattgttGATGCAGGGGAATTGGTTGAGTTTTGAATGAAAAATGTTGGTGCAGGGGAATTGGTTGAGTTTTGATTGAAAATTGTTGAAGTCATTATTACTTCTTGATTCTGGAGTTCCTCAGCGTACTTGTCATCTGATATTGTGAAGTTTTCGTCGTTTTGGATTTCGTCAACAAGTAAAGAGAAGTAAAAATCATCACAAGAAAGATCACGAGCCGATTTGTTTGCCACTTGATGAAAGTTTGCcatttgatgaaaatgatgagttaTTTGATTCCTATGAACTCGATGAGTGACTTTAACTACTAAGAAGTCGAGTGACTTAACTACTACGCAGTCTAGTCTCATTGGACGTCCAAGTCTTTCACGTCtctaagggcctgtttggaaagccaccaaGGTAATTGGAATTAAGTGTAATTACACGTCATTTTGATTACAAGCAATTCTTGGGTTAAGTGAGAATTGTAATCGGTAATCGGTATGAATTACATTCTCCCATTCTCAGGGAGAGGCTGAGAATCTGGTGTAAattgtaattacaccctgtaattacatagttgctttttaatttctttctttgttgttttatgttattttaatatattttctattttaatttatttttattattttacgttttaattatttttattttaaaatatatttttctttttatattattgatcgttcatttccttttttttctcattcctaacttttacttcttgtgattcgatgtaattgctcatattttttttttgttttattcacTTAGCATAACTatattattattctaatttttaaaactacGTCTCTTTAGTATTataaagaatgagtcattaacaaactttaCATATAATTAGTGATGttattaaagtaaaattttattgtgaatgaggttatagagtTATATTTTCTCCCTTTCTTTTACATTATATTTACTAAGTTACGTTGcaacttacttatgtaacgttggaatttgacataagagtattatgttaaacttttttttggatttgaatttaggttatatttacGATTTTAATCTATTTACTTTAGtgctattgacttgttatttcacattgcatattgtttatttttcacttataattaatagattttttattttgtcaaacatttgaataatgttatggtattatattttaaaaaattattttttttggtcaaatatttaatccatgatgttctcacaaaaaaagctgcttttaatttttatgattaaaacTAAAATATTCTCCTTCTACAATGAACTGATGTTTGTTTGGAGGTAAAAACAAAATGTTGTGGAAAAATATGGATGCCATGTTGGCTATCACTGTA
This window harbors:
- the LOC132052282 gene encoding E3 ubiquitin-protein ligase RSL1-like, coding for MANFHQVANKSARDLSCDDFYFSLLVDEIQNDENFTISDDKYAEELQNQEVIMTSTIFNQNSTNSPAPTIFIQNSTNSPASSCVIANERAIGESSLSFCEICAERKGTDEMFTIETCTHVYCTDCICKHVETKIQDNVQVVTCPGVACNAILDFETCSSIIPKDVRNRWDEILCESLILGSQKFYCPYKDCSAMLVNDSDEIVRESECPECHRLFCAQCYVPWHCGVECEEFQRLNADERGREDLMVRELAKAKQWGRCPHCKFFVEKTEGCLHMTCKCGSQFCYRCGVTWGAAHSC